The window CGATAGCGCCGATACGCAATTGCGCCCTAATCAGTTTTACGCCTTTGATATGATCGAAGATAAGGCCCTGATTGCCAAAGCTACGACGTTGGCCTGGCAGCAACTGGTATATCCCTGGGGCGTGGCATCACTGGATAATCGAGATAGTGATTTCTATCCTTACCATCTGACAGAGGCGTATCACAAGGACGCTGCTTACCACAATGGTACTGTTTGGCTGTGGAATAATGGTATTGCCATGCAACGTATGATTGAGGCGGGTAATACAGATTTAGCGTTCCAATTATTCACCAATATGAATGAGCAGGCACTGACACGCGGTGTGGTTGGTGGTCTGGCGGAGAATGCCGATGCCTACCCTCATCCGGGTAAGTCAGTGGCGAAAATTACCGGGACTTACCTACAGGCATGGTCGAATGCTGAGCAGCTTCGTGCCTGGTATCAAGATTTCCTTGGCGTGCGCCCGGATCTAATTCAAAAGCAAGTAACGTTTGCACCGCGCTTGCCTTCCTCCCTTGAAGATTTACAGTGGCAGTCACGTATTGGCAGTGGAACGATGACGGTGAGCTACAAAAAATCCGAATCTATCGAACATTATCAGCTTGCTTTTAACGACATCGATGGCCAGCTTATCCTGGATTTACCAGGCTTTAAACCAGTGACGATTGATATCGATACTCAAAACATTATGCTTGTTGAATTATCTGCGCAAGCCCTGTCGATTGGGCAATATAATGCCCAGGGGGAAGAGCAGGATAAACAGCAGTGGTCAGCCGATCAGCAGCGCCTTAATCACTTAGAAGAACTGACAACCATTTCGTCACAGGCAAGCTTTGCTAAACCTATCGCGATTGAAAATCATCCAAGGCTCAAGAATTAGAGGGTGTTTATTTTTCGAGGTCAATTTTGTAGCGAATTGTTTGAGATGTGCCCTAAAAAAGACAACACGCTTTTGCAATTAGACATAATCAGACTTGCAGGCAGCCAGGTCTGGTTCTGCCTAATCTATTTCAAAGGAGTAATAGATATCAGCCGAGTTTTCGATCCCGGAAACGGTTTCCAGCCATAATCGAGACATCAGATATAAACGAACCGTCAGCTCATTAACAGGTTCATAGACGCCGATACCATATTTTAAAAATATCCGCTCGCCGAGATAGCCGCTAATGGTAGCCTGCGTTACATCATCTTCAACTTCGGCATCGATAGTGACATCGGTTAATAATGGTAAATTTTGTACCACATTTTGAATGGGCGTGGTCTTGGTCAATGCATTGGCTAGTGCCACACCAACTGCACTGCCTCCCCCGGAATCCGCGTCGAGGCCGCGACCACGGATAAGATAAGACATGATCTCTGGCTGAGGCATGCCAGGATTGGAGAAAAAGCTAAGATTTAATGCCTCGGTAGGCCCGACAATTGACAACCCAACCACTACATTTTCGTCTTTGATCTCGCGTATGGCTTTTACATTAATATTCGGATTTGACGGAGAGCCAGCAAAGGAAATCTCGCCACTCTCAACCTGTAAATCCTGACCATAAGCTTTATATTCGCCATTGAGTATCTTCAATAAGCCAAATAACTGCAATGGTTGGCGGGCTTCTTGGCGTATTTTTAGCTTGCCACCAAGGTTGCCAGTAAATCCTTGTCCCTTTAATCGAAATTCAGGTTTAATGAGTAAATCAACATCCGTGGCCAGACCAAATTGAGTGACTTGCTTCACCTGTTTCCCGGATGCATCGACGATAACCGCATCGTCACTGACATCTATGCTGCCTTCAGGAAGATTCTCCAGTACCATTAACCCGTCTAAAACCTCAACTTCACCGCTCACCAGCCCTTTTTGCTTGGCATACGCAAAACGTATATCCGTGGCGATCACTGCATCCAGGTTGGGGGGAAATAACAGCGGCAATTTCTCGGAAAATAGCCTGGCATTTGCCTCCACCCCCTGTTGCCATTCGGCAGTCGCAGTTAGCTCAGCCGGAAAATTACGAATTTTAAAACCACCATTTACATCCGCCTGTTGTCCGGAAAACTCTACGTCAACATTGATGTCATCGATGCTGTTGGGACTCTGATAGGTCTGAAACTCGCCATCATGCAGCGACAGACGCCCGTTCATGGCAGGCTTTGCAACGGTACCAGAAATAGCCAATTTAGAAGAAATGTCTCCGCGGGCTTTGCTGATCCCCGGTACTAATTCTTCCAGTAGCTGAATGCGAAATCGCTCGATATTGAGTTTTCCGGAAATAGGATACGGTGATTGCTGTAAATCAACAGTCATGTCTCCGGCTAAAAACTGGCTGTTTTCATCTTTATCTATAAACAGATTAACCTTTGCTTGTTGTTCATTGGCAGTTACCTCAATCTTGCCTTGCTGCCAACGAATCAGCTCGGCGCTTTTATTTTCACTGATCAAGGTTAATTGCCCACTTTGCAAATGATTTACCAATGCCAGCGCGTCCAATTGCCCCGCTGTCCATGAAGCCTGGGCTTCACCATCAATCGCCGTCTCTAGCTCAAGCACTTTACCCAACATCAGCTCATCGTAATCATCGAGAGTCAGTGACCAGTTCAGATGCAGATCACCATCGGCACCCAGTTGACTTTGCCTGCTCACACAGATGTTATTATCGGCGTGGTTCCAGCAATGGGGCATAATCTGCGCCTCGGAAGTTTTCAGATTAATCTTCGCCTGCAATGCTTGCTGTAATTGCCATTCGATTCCCTCAAAGCCGATACTGGCATCACTGATTTGCAACTGACTGCGTTGTGCCTGCAAATCGAGCTTATTCTCTAAAGATAACGCCAGAAAAATATCGCCGCTGCTGCTTAACTGTAGTGTTTGCGCATTAATGTCACCATCGAGTTGTAACTTGATGTCGGTGACTTTTTTATCCTGAATTTTTAGCGTACTGGAGGTAACTTCAATATTGGCTTTGTGCTCCCTGACTGGAAAATAATTGAGCGCAAGCACCGCCTCTGGAACCTGAATCGTCTGCATCGAAAATGCCTGTAATCTGGCCAGTAATTCGATGTTGGGATCATCAATTGCGCCGGTGACACTGATATCCCCCGCTAGTTGCCCCTTAATGTCCTCAAACCAACGTTGGAACCTGGCTCCTTGCCATTGCCCCTGTAGATGCCAGTTTTCATCACTGTAACCTTGGATATTAAGCTGTGAATCCGCCAGGGTAACCTCGAATTTGCCATCGTCGAGGCGTAAATTGTTATCGATTGAGAAATTTGCCAGCAAAGACAAGGGATGTTCATTGATAACTCCCTGTAAACTTGAATTGTAGGAAGAAACCTGCCAACTACCCGGTTTTTCCAGACTTTCGGGTAAATCGTTTTGATCCAGCATTGCCAATAAGTGCAGCTGCCCATTCACCCTGCCGGTAAGGGGCTGACCGTTAAATTGCAGTCGCGGCAGTGATAATGATGGAATATTGAGGTCGGTTTTAATGCGAAAATTTTCACTGTAATCAAGATTGAGCTGACCGTTCAATGCGCTATTGCTGCTCTTGTCAGCAAAGCGTAATTTCGAAATATCTAAAACTTGCTCACTGTGAGTTCCCGTAAGATTAATGCTTGCCTGCTCGTAACCAAAGCCGGTTAACTGAATATCACTATTGATTTGTTGCTGGCCAAGGTTACCAAATAACTGTGACTGACTATTTTCAACAATGAATTTCTCACCAACGAGTGCTGTCAGGTCGATACGACGACTCTGAACATTGGCAACAAACGGCAACGTCGAGTCAATAAGATCGCCACGTACATCAACCGATACCGGCACCTTGCCAGCGTTCACCAATTGCAGCTCCAATTCCGACAAATTACCGGCAACCTTTAGGGTCTGTTCACTTTGTTCCAGTTCCGTATACCATGGGAAATGAGAAATTTGCGTATTCGCCTGAAGATTCATCGCCCAGGGCGTTTGCCAATCGATATTGCCAGTTAATTCAGCATTACCATAGTCCTTGGCCTCGAGAGCCAATTCGGTAATATTCAATTGATACCCTGACCAATCGAGGGCCAATAAAAAATCTCTCAGATTAACCACGGGTTTTGGTTCGTCGGTAGTCGCGAGGGTAAGATCGATATCGGCGATTGCGATTTGTGCAACCCGTAAATCAATAGGAATGAAAATATCTGGAAGCGTTGCCAACGGCCACTGTTCGGGCGTTGCCGGCGATGACTGAGATGGATTGTTCGCTGCTACGTCGTTAGCCTCACCAGCCGATGAAAGGGTTGCCACCTCAACTTGACTCAGGGAGGTGTTGGCAATATTAATCCGGCTGTTTTGACCAGTTATCGCCGTTTTAAGCGCGGTTACCTGAACGTCGACGCCTGGGTTAACAAAATGGATTTTATCCACTGCAATTAAGCCGATATCGATACCGATAGGCAGGTTAATCAATGCATGTGAAGGCGGCTCCGGCTCTGGTTCACTGTCAGTATCTGTAACCGTCATGTTGACCAGTATCGATTTTGCCTTCAGCCAGGGCATACAAAGTCGCTTCATCGCTAAACACCGACCTTCTAACTGATAACCAACGTCGTTAAGCTCGATGTCGATACCATCAAGATTGATTCGAATCTGATCAAATTCAGCCTGTCCTAACAGATGGCCTTGCCGGAACTGAATATCGACAACAGATAAGGTATTTACACCTGCCAGTAATAGGCGATTACCCCATTGGGTAAACAACAGTAACGTTAGCAAAAGTAACAATAATGTGATCGGCGCGATAACCCACTTTAGCAATCGCTTTAACATTACAATTCCGCTCCCAGATTTATATGTATCTTCCAGCTGGGATCGTCCTCACTAATACCATAACCAAAATCAACCCGGATAGCGCCAACCGGAGAAATATAGTGCGCTCCAAACCCGACGGAATAAACCGGATCAATGCGAATATCGTCGGTGGCATTACCAGCATCGGTAAACACTACGCCCCGTATTTTATCGGTAAAATAGTATTGATATTCAGCACTGGCCAGGGCAATACGTTTACCGCCAACGACCACCTCTTCTCCGGCAAACTCGCCTTCATTGATAATCTGTGTGGGTCCCTGGGACTGATAATCGAAGCCACGAATACTCAGATCGCCGCCAGCAAAAAAACGTAACGAAGGCGCCAGTTCCGATTTCGGTGCATCGAAGATATCGGAAATTCCGACCTCTGCCCGAAATACCAGGCGATGACGGCGCGTCGGCGTGGTGATGAAACGCCATCGAGCAATCGCGCGAAGTATGCTGATATCCGACCCTGCGCCTTCGGCACCACCCTCGAACATGTAGTACTGACTGAACCCCCAAGATGGATCAAGCTGAGGGCCTTTTCGGGACGTGCGGGAAAAAATCACTCCGGGCATCAGATAGCTACCACTCTCCACCTCATCCTCGGCTATCTCTTTAGGTAGATCTTCGATGCGCCAGCGCTCTGCCAGAAAACGAGTGTAATATTGGGCACTCCAACGCTCGTAGATGCGTACATTTGCAATTCGTCCTTCTAAGTATTTTCCGACCAGTCCTCCGTACTCATCATCCTCAAACGTCAACTGCAGCTGCAGCAGGTCTTTGAGCGGATCAGAAAGAGGAATACGGTAAGTGAACCGCCCAGTGGGATTGATTTGCGAATATTCAAACCTGGTTTCCTGACTGTGGCCCTTGCTATTTATCTTTGGCGTGCGCCAACTGGTAGAGACGCGAAACAGAGTGTCAGTTGCAAAGCCAAAACCGACATCGACATAATGGGATTTCGTCTCGCCAAGAGTTACGTTAACCGGTATTAGCTGATTTACCGGATTTTTTAAATCCGGGACTACAAGTAAGTTTCCGAAATACTGAGTTTGTTGCAGCAAGCTTTGAAACTGTAATAATTTCTGGCTTGTATAAGGTTCGCCGACATCGAAAGGGATGAGCACTTCGAGCAGCTCAGGATCCAGATCGAATTCAGAAAATATCACCTCGCCAAGATAGTAGCGCCGGCCACTTAAGTAAACCAGCTCAACATCGGCACTGGTATAATCCTCCTGGATTGCCAGGCGAGAGCGCAAATATCGCCCTTCGAAATAACCGCGATCCAAGGCCAAATTTGAAATTTTTGATTTTACCGATTCATATACACTGTGATCGACAATATCGTTGGATTTGAGTAACTTTGTCTGGATTTCCGTGACTAACTCTACAAATTGACTGTCGAGCTCAGCTTCTCCCTGAATATCAATGAGTATGTCTGAATAACGGGTTGGCTCATTAAGTACCACATCGATATGTAATCGCCAGATTTTCTCATCATCTTTCACCACATCTTTGTCAATGCGCACATCGATTTCACTGCGGTAATACCCCATCGCCTGTAGAGCTGTGGTGGTTTTATCTTCTGCAGTAAACACAAAACCTTCTCTTTTTGTCTCAGTGTCGGGGAGTTCACCTAAGTGAGCGCGAATATTGCGTTTAAATTTTTGTGGTAAGTCGTCGGGGAGTTTTACCTGCAAGTTGGCGGCAACAAGCTTCCCACTAAACAAGCATAATATGAGAAATACACAAAAACCTGACCAAAATTTCGTAGTCATTATCACTAGGGGAAGATTTTCTCGCATCATCCATGGCAAAAAATGCAACACAAACCTCATTTTCAGGGGGCGATTATCATTGGGAAAAAACAAAAGATTTCGAGCCTTATACAGAGTATGGCAACAGTTAAAGAAAATACGATAACAAATTGAATATTATTAAAGAAATGGTTTTGAAAAGGTTGGGGAATTGGCGGAGGTGGAAGAAGGAGGTGGTAGGTGGAAGACAGCACTTACAGTCTTCGATTATCGGCAGGCAGAATAACGCACAGACACCAGGAAGTGAGCAGTTATCGAGCGGTGGAAAAGCAATCCATCAATGAGCGCCTTAGCAATTAGCTTATTTCTATGAGTACATTGCATTTCTGGCATACAATAAAAAATAGCGTCTGGCGATACTTTGTGCATTTCTGAAAACTGGATACTGATACCCAAAATTTGTTTATTCTGTGCTCAGCGGTGTTGGTCAATCAATATCGGATTACCATCCGGATCTTCGAGCATAAAGCTGCCTGGGCCCGAAGGTTCACCATTGACCTCAGATAACAAGGTTAACCCCTGTTGCTTGCAATAGGCCTGAATATCACGGACATCATCAAATTCATCGAGATTCGTGGCTTTTTGGTCCCAGCCGGGATTAAAGGTCAGCATATTTTTCTCAAACATGCCCTGAAATAAACCAATGATGTGGTCACCATTTTGCAAAATACACCAGTTTTGCTCTAGCTCGCCACCTATCTGACTGAACCCCAGCTTTTCATAAAACTGCTTCGAAGCCTGAATATCCTTTACCGCCAGAGAAACCGAAAAAGCACCTAATTTCATTGAGTTATTCTCCACAATTAGTGTTTGCAGGTGTTTTCTAACTGTAGATGAAATTGAGCGCTAAAGCGATCATTAAGGGCGTATCGCGGGGCGATACTCCGGGAACGCGATAGACAACATCGCTTCGGGTACGTGGCAGAAAACGCCACTTCGAGTACGCGATAGACAGCATCGCTTCGGGTACGTGGCAAAAAAACGCCACTTCGAGTACGCGATAGACAGCATCGCTTCGGGTACGTGGCAAAAAAACGCCACTTCGAGTGAGGTAAGCTTCGCTGGTGGGAGGTGGGAGTGTAAGAAAAAACCTTGCGTCATTCCGTGACACTGCACGGAATCTAAAGTTAAAGTTTTAACTTAATGCCGATAAGAACTCAGCGTGAGAGAGATCCCGGCCGTTGCCGGGATGACGCAAGATAATCGTCATTCCGTGATACTGCACGGAATCTAGTCGTTATTTTTTCAGGCTTAGCGTGCCTTTTCGGGACTTAGCACGGTCAGTCCGAGCTAGTGTTTTAGAATTGGGCTTGTTATGTGGTGCCGGTTTTTGGGGCTCATTGGATTGCGGTTTTGCCGGTCGTTTAGCATTGGCCTTATCCTGATTTCTTGAATCCTTTTCTACTCGACGGCTGACACCATCGCTTTGAGGCTTTCTACCAGCTCTGCCCTTGTCATTTCGATTATCGCGATTGTCTGAGCGACGTCTTCGATTCGATGCGGATGAATCCCCTGTTCTGGTTGATGGTCGGGTTTGTGTTCGGTTTGCAGGTCGGTTTTCGAATTTTTTATCTGTGACAGATCTTTGCGGTGCAGTTTGTGATTGCACGCTCTCAGGCGCGGTCTTACTCGATGTCGCTACGGCCGCATTGATATCTCGCATCTCGCGATGGGTCAGGTTACGCCACTGCCCCGGTTTTAACTTATCCAAACTAACCGACATAATCCGAGTGCGTTTAAGCTTTGTCACTTCATAGCCAAGGTATTCGCACATACGACGAATTTGTCGATTAAGCCCCTGGGTAAGAATAATTTTAAACACATACTTGCTGAGAATGTTCACTTCGCAAGGCTTAGTAACCGTACCTAATATCGGCACACCGCGAGACATACGTTCGGCAAAGCGTGGCGATAACGGTTTATCGACAGTGACGATGTACTCTTTATCATGAGCATTTTCAGCGCGCAGGATTTTATTGACGATATCGCCATCGCTGGTCAGAAAAATCAGACCTTCCGATGGTTTATCCAGTCGTCCAATTGGAAAAATCCGCTCGCGGTGACCAATGGCATCAATGATATTACCTTTCACCTGTCGTTCGGTGGTGCAGGTGATGCCAATCGGCTTGTTGTAAGCGATATAGATACGATCAGATTTATTTTCCGGAGTGGCGGCTATGGTTTTACCATCAACCTGAACCTTATCTTCAGGCATCACTTTAGTGCCAAGCTCAGGTAGCTTGCCATTAATGGTTACCCGCTGCTCTTCAATCAATTTATCCGCTTCACGGCGAGAACAAAATCCCGATTCGCTGATAAATTTATTCAGGCGCTTGCCCGTTACTTCCGTCAAATACTTGCTCTACAAGATAAAGGTTGATGGCGGCAATTATCGCTCATAGCCTAAGCGTTTGCACTATATCGACACAATTAAAAAAGGGAAGCCGAAGCTTCCCTTTAAAAAATAAGCGATGAAACGATTAGTTTCGTTTCATGGAATTGAAGAACTCATCATTGGTCTTGGTCATTGCCAGTTTATCAATCATGAATTCCATGGCGTCAATTTCGCCCATCTCGTGAACGATCTTACGCAAAATCCACATCTTCTGTAGCTCATCTGGCTTCGTAAGAAGCTCTTCACGACGAGTACCACTGCGGTTAAAGTGAATCGCAGGGAATACACGCTTCTCGGCAATCTTGCGAGACAAGTGTAATTCCATGTTACCGGTACCTTTAAATTCTTCGTAGATAACTTCATCCATCTTCGAACCGGTTTCTACCAGTGCGGTTGCGATGATTGTTAAGCTACCACCTTCTTCAATGTTACGGGCGGCACCGAAGAAACGCTTCGGACGATGTAAAGCATTGGCATCAACACCACCGGTTAGGATTTTACCTGATGAAGGGATGACGGTGTTGTATGCGCGAGCCAGACGAGTAATGGAATCAAGCAGGATAACCACGTCCTTTTTGTGCTCTGTTAAGCGCTTGGCTTTTTCGATAACCATTTCTGCAACCTGAACGTGACGAGACGCTGGCTCATCAAAGGTTGATGCAACCACTTCACCTTTTACCAGGCGCTGCATCTCGGTAACTTCTTCCGGACGTTCGTCAATCAGCAATACCATCAACTCACACTCTGGGTGGTTGTGGGCAATACTTTGGGCAATGTTCTGTAGTAATAAGGTTTTACCCGCTTTCGGTGGTGCAACAATCAAACCACGCTGACCTTTACCAATTGGCGATGCTAAATCC is drawn from Thalassotalea sp. PS06 and contains these coding sequences:
- a CDS encoding translocation/assembly module TamB domain-containing protein, whose product is MLKRLLKWVIAPITLLLLLLTLLLFTQWGNRLLLAGVNTLSVVDIQFRQGHLLGQAEFDQIRINLDGIDIELNDVGYQLEGRCLAMKRLCMPWLKAKSILVNMTVTDTDSEPEPEPPSHALINLPIGIDIGLIAVDKIHFVNPGVDVQVTALKTAITGQNSRINIANTSLSQVEVATLSSAGEANDVAANNPSQSSPATPEQWPLATLPDIFIPIDLRVAQIAIADIDLTLATTDEPKPVVNLRDFLLALDWSGYQLNITELALEAKDYGNAELTGNIDWQTPWAMNLQANTQISHFPWYTELEQSEQTLKVAGNLSELELQLVNAGKVPVSVDVRGDLIDSTLPFVANVQSRRIDLTALVGEKFIVENSQSQLFGNLGQQQINSDIQLTGFGYEQASINLTGTHSEQVLDISKLRFADKSSNSALNGQLNLDYSENFRIKTDLNIPSLSLPRLQFNGQPLTGRVNGQLHLLAMLDQNDLPESLEKPGSWQVSSYNSSLQGVINEHPLSLLANFSIDNNLRLDDGKFEVTLADSQLNIQGYSDENWHLQGQWQGARFQRWFEDIKGQLAGDISVTGAIDDPNIELLARLQAFSMQTIQVPEAVLALNYFPVREHKANIEVTSSTLKIQDKKVTDIKLQLDGDINAQTLQLSSSGDIFLALSLENKLDLQAQRSQLQISDASIGFEGIEWQLQQALQAKINLKTSEAQIMPHCWNHADNNICVSRQSQLGADGDLHLNWSLTLDDYDELMLGKVLELETAIDGEAQASWTAGQLDALALVNHLQSGQLTLISENKSAELIRWQQGKIEVTANEQQAKVNLFIDKDENSQFLAGDMTVDLQQSPYPISGKLNIERFRIQLLEELVPGISKARGDISSKLAISGTVAKPAMNGRLSLHDGEFQTYQSPNSIDDINVDVEFSGQQADVNGGFKIRNFPAELTATAEWQQGVEANARLFSEKLPLLFPPNLDAVIATDIRFAYAKQKGLVSGEVEVLDGLMVLENLPEGSIDVSDDAVIVDASGKQVKQVTQFGLATDVDLLIKPEFRLKGQGFTGNLGGKLKIRQEARQPLQLFGLLKILNGEYKAYGQDLQVESGEISFAGSPSNPNINVKAIREIKDENVVVGLSIVGPTEALNLSFFSNPGMPQPEIMSYLIRGRGLDADSGGGSAVGVALANALTKTTPIQNVVQNLPLLTDVTIDAEVEDDVTQATISGYLGERIFLKYGIGVYEPVNELTVRLYLMSRLWLETVSGIENSADIYYSFEID
- a CDS encoding VOC family protein; amino-acid sequence: MKLGAFSVSLAVKDIQASKQFYEKLGFSQIGGELEQNWCILQNGDHIIGLFQGMFEKNMLTFNPGWDQKATNLDEFDDVRDIQAYCKQQGLTLLSEVNGEPSGPGSFMLEDPDGNPILIDQHR
- the rluF gene encoding 23S rRNA pseudouridine(2604) synthase RluF, which produces MTEVTGKRLNKFISESGFCSRREADKLIEEQRVTINGKLPELGTKVMPEDKVQVDGKTIAATPENKSDRIYIAYNKPIGITCTTERQVKGNIIDAIGHRERIFPIGRLDKPSEGLIFLTSDGDIVNKILRAENAHDKEYIVTVDKPLSPRFAERMSRGVPILGTVTKPCEVNILSKYVFKIILTQGLNRQIRRMCEYLGYEVTKLKRTRIMSVSLDKLKPGQWRNLTHREMRDINAAVATSSKTAPESVQSQTAPQRSVTDKKFENRPANRTQTRPSTRTGDSSASNRRRRSDNRDNRNDKGRAGRKPQSDGVSRRVEKDSRNQDKANAKRPAKPQSNEPQKPAPHNKPNSKTLARTDRAKSRKGTLSLKK
- a CDS encoding autotransporter assembly complex family protein, with translation MFSGKLVAANLQVKLPDDLPQKFKRNIRAHLGELPDTETKREGFVFTAEDKTTTALQAMGYYRSEIDVRIDKDVVKDDEKIWRLHIDVVLNEPTRYSDILIDIQGEAELDSQFVELVTEIQTKLLKSNDIVDHSVYESVKSKISNLALDRGYFEGRYLRSRLAIQEDYTSADVELVYLSGRRYYLGEVIFSEFDLDPELLEVLIPFDVGEPYTSQKLLQFQSLLQQTQYFGNLLVVPDLKNPVNQLIPVNVTLGETKSHYVDVGFGFATDTLFRVSTSWRTPKINSKGHSQETRFEYSQINPTGRFTYRIPLSDPLKDLLQLQLTFEDDEYGGLVGKYLEGRIANVRIYERWSAQYYTRFLAERWRIEDLPKEIAEDEVESGSYLMPGVIFSRTSRKGPQLDPSWGFSQYYMFEGGAEGAGSDISILRAIARWRFITTPTRRHRLVFRAEVGISDIFDAPKSELAPSLRFFAGGDLSIRGFDYQSQGPTQIINEGEFAGEEVVVGGKRIALASAEYQYYFTDKIRGVVFTDAGNATDDIRIDPVYSVGFGAHYISPVGAIRVDFGYGISEDDPSWKIHINLGAEL
- the rho gene encoding transcription termination factor Rho, coding for MNLIELKDKPIGDLIKLAESMKLEHLARTRKQDVIFAILKAHAKSGEDIFGGGVLEILQDGFGFLRSADSSYLAGPDDIYVSPSQIRRFSLRTGDTIFGKIRPPKDGERYFALLKVNEVNFDKPENSRNKILFENLTPIHANHRLTMERGNGSTEDITARVLDLASPIGKGQRGLIVAPPKAGKTLLLQNIAQSIAHNHPECELMVLLIDERPEEVTEMQRLVKGEVVASTFDEPASRHVQVAEMVIEKAKRLTEHKKDVVILLDSITRLARAYNTVIPSSGKILTGGVDANALHRPKRFFGAARNIEEGGSLTIIATALVETGSKMDEVIYEEFKGTGNMELHLSRKIAEKRVFPAIHFNRSGTRREELLTKPDELQKMWILRKIVHEMGEIDAMEFMIDKLAMTKTNDEFFNSMKRN